One part of the Amphiprion ocellaris isolate individual 3 ecotype Okinawa chromosome 24, ASM2253959v1, whole genome shotgun sequence genome encodes these proteins:
- the LOC129348262 gene encoding NLR family CARD domain-containing protein 3-like, whose amino-acid sequence MVTEIRGFTDPQKEEYFRKRFRDKKQVSSIISHMKKSRSLHIMCHIPVFCWITATVLEELLRTREGGDLPRTLTEMFIHYLVVQAKVKKIKYDGGAETDPHWSPDSRRMIESLGKLAFNQLQRGNLIFYESDLTECGIDVEAASVYSGVLTQIFKEERGLYQDKVFCFVHLSVQEFLAALHVHQTFINSGINLLEKQQQTTSNKPDPTVFYQRALDEALQSPNGHLDLFLRFLLGLSLPTNQNLLRGLLTQTGSSSQTNQETVEYIKEKISENVSVERSINLFHCLNELKDVSLVEEIQQSLRSGRLSTDKLSPAQWSALGFILLSSGEDLDVFDLKKYSASEEALLRLLPVVKASKKVVLSGCNLSERSCGALSSVLSSQSSSVTELDLSNNNLQDSGVESLSAGLESPHCKVEALRLSGCLVTEEGCASLASALSFKTSNLRELDLSYNHPGDSGEKMLRAKVEDPDCRLETLRYRQTDTLRKLSS is encoded by the exons ATGGTGACGGAGATCAGAGGGTTCACCGAcccacagaaggaggagtactTCAGGAAGAGATTCAGAGATAAGAAGCAGGTCAGCAGCATCATCTCCCACATGAAGAAGTCACGaagcctccacatcatgtgccacatcccagtgttctgctggatcactgctacagttctggaggagctgctgagaaccagagagggaggagatctgCCCAGAACCCTGACTGAGATGTTCATCCACTACCTGGTGGTTCAGGCCAAAGTCAAGAAGATCAAgtatgatggaggagctgagacagatccacactggagtccagacagcaggaggatgattgagtctctgggaaaactggcttttaatcagctgcagagaggaaaccTGATCTTCTATGAGTCCGACCTGACAGAGTGTGGCATCGATGTGGAAGCAGCCTCAGTGTACTCAGGAGTGTTGACACAGATCtttaaagaggagagaggactgTACCAGGACAAGGTGTTCTGCTTCGTCCATCTGAGTGTTCAGGAGTTTCTCGCTGCTCTTCATGTCCATCAGACCTTCATCAACTCTGGAATCAAcctgctggaaaaacaacaacaaacaacctcCAACAAACCTGAtccaacagttttctaccagagAGCCTTGGACGAGGCCTTACAGAGTCCAAACGGACACCTGGACTTGTTCCTGCGCTTCCTCCTGGGTCTGTCACTGCCGACCAATCAGAATCTCCTACGAGGCCTGctgacacagacaggaagtagctCACAGACCAATCAGGAAACAGTGGAGTACATCAAGGAGAAGATCAGTGAGAATGTGTCTGTAGAGAGAAGCATCAATCTGTTCCactgtctgaatgaactgaaggaTGTTTCTCTAGTGGAGGAGATCCAACAGTCCCTGAGATCAGGACGTCTGTCCACAGATAAACTGTCTCCTGCTCAGTGGTCAGCTCTGGGCTTCATCTTACTGTCATCAGGAGAAGATCTGGACGTGTTTGACCTGAAGAAATACTCTGCTTCAGAGGAGGCTCTTCTGAGGCTGCTGCCAGTGGTCAAAGCCTCCAAGAAAGTTGT actgagtggctgtaatctgtcagagagaagctgtggagctctgtcctcagtcctcagctcccagtcctccagtgtgacagagctggacctgagtaacaacaacctgcaggattcaggagtggagagtctttctgctggactggagagtccacactgtaaagtggaagctctcag gctgtCAGGCTGTCTGGTCACAGAGGAAGGCTGTGCTTCTCTGGCCTCAGCTCTGAGCTtcaagacctcaaatctgagagAGCTGGACCTGAGCTACAACCATCCAGGAGACTCAGGAGAGAAGATGCTGAGGGCTAAAGTGGAGGATCCAGACTGTAGACTGgaaactctcaggtacagacagacagacactctcaggaaaCTATCCTCCTAG